The genomic region AATAGGGTACCCGGTCGTGATGAAGATAGTATCCCCTGACATCGTCCACAAGTCCGACGTGGGCGGCGTGCGCGTCGGCATCGGTAGCGACGAGGAGCTGGAGAACGCCTATAACAAGATGATGAAGGACGTCTCGCTGGCGGCGCCCAGGTGCAGGATAAGTGGCGTGTTGATACAGCAGATGGCCACGGGCGGCAAGGAGGTCATACTGGGCATGAACAAGGACCCCCAGTTCGGCCCGCTTATCATGTTCGGCCTCGGCGGCATATATGTCGAAGTCCTGAAAGACGTACAGTTCAGGGTCGCCCCATTGAACGAGAAGGACGCCATGGGCATGATATATGGCATCAAGACCCACCAGATGCTCGAGGGCACCAGGGGCGAGAAGCCCTCTGACATAGAGAAGCTTGCCGAGCTACTTGAGCGCCTGTCGCAGCTCGTGACCGACTTTCCGGATATCCTTGAGATGGACATCAACCCTGTTAAGGTCTACGAGAAGGGAAAAGGATGCCTCGCGCTTGACGTGCGCATGGCCATATCCCCCAAATAGGAACAAGCTTTTATCCTTAACGATTTAATATTTTATGGGATGGATTGTTAGTGCTTAGGTCAAAGCTTAGATACACGTTGGCGTCTTCGCTCATAATCGCCTTAATTGCCCTGATAATCATAATACCCTTCTTTAACCCAGCCCTGAGCATCTACGTCTCCGTCCTCGCAATAGGCATGTCACTGGCCCTCCAGAAGTACCTGGCCAGCTTCGCCGGCTTCTTCGTCATAAAGTCGAGCAACATCTTCGACGTGGGGGACAGGATACGCATCGGAAGCACGAAGGGCGACGTGAAGCACATCGGCCTGTTCCACGTCATCCTTGACGAGGTTGGGGAGGACGAGAAGATGGGCGGCGAGCTCACCGGCAGGATTGTCCACGTGCCCAACCTGGTCGTCCTGGACCAGCCCGTGCTCAACTTCTCGAAGGACTACTCGATAAAGGAGGAGCTCATCTCATGTGGCTACATCTTTGACGAGATACGCATACCTCTCAAGCCTACCAGTGACGTTAAGAAGGCGGCCTCAATCCTTGAGGACCTGCTGAGGGCTGAGAACAACGCCATCATGAAGGATGCCAGGGCGGCGTTTACCGACGGCCTCCCCAACTTCATCCACGACCTTGAGAATGGCCCCCGTATTACGGTGCACATTGAGGAAAAGGCCGTGTGGATTAAGGGCCGGTTTGTCACGCCCATAGTAGAGAGGAACGTGTTCAAGACCCGCATAACCATGGCCTTCCTCGAGCGCATCAAGGGCGATCCAGACATCGCAATCGGCGAAAAATGATAATTCACCACAGAGGATTATATTAACCACAGAGGTACACAGAGGACACAGAGGGTAAATTTAAACCACAGAGGTACACAGAGGACACAGAGGATTTTTGTTTCCTAAAGGGGGGCTAGTCGCCCCCCTCGGAGACCCCCTTTAACAGCTCAATCATTTGATATACCATTATTTAGTATAATAAATGGAAGATAAATGGAAGACACACAATAAATAAAAAGAATCTCATTTATAATAGATAGAAAGAGGGTCTCTCAGGGGGCGAAGCCCCCTTGAGTAATAAAAGCCTCTGTGTCCTCTGTGTACCTCTGTGGTTTAAATTTACCCTCTGTGTCCTCTGTGTACCTCTGTGGTTAATTACTTTGTTTTGCTCAGGTACCAGTCTCTGAAAGCTATCATGGAGCGCCGGCGATGGCTCACCTCGTTCTTCTGCTCGAGGGTCATCTCCCCCACGGGGAAGCGCCTGTACGAAAATATGGGGTCAAAGCCGAAGCCATTTGTGCCGGTCTCCTCGTACAGGATATCGCCCCACCAGATACCCGTGAAAGTCGTAGGCTCCTCCCCTGGCTTACAGTAACCGACCACCGAGCGAAACTCGGCACGCCTCCCCTCAACGCCCTCCATCAGCTTTAAAATGCCCTTATTGCCGATGGTCTTCTGCACGTAAGATGAGTAGGGGCCCGGGAAACCATTCAGGGCGTCGATGAACAGGCCGGAGTCCTCGACGATGACCTCCCTGCCAAGCAAGTCGGCACAATACCTTGCGCCATACGCTGCTATCTTGCTCAGGTCCTCATCCTGTAGCTCAGGATAGGCCATGTCGACCTGCTCCACGTCAAAATAGTCCTGGAAAAGCGCCCTCGCCTCGCGGAGCTTGCCCGCGTTGGTCGTGACGAAGTAGATGGTAGGCCTCTGCATGCATATAACAATGTATATTCATGCAAAAAAACGTTTCCCAGGGCCAAAATATATGCGCTAATAAAAATAATATCGGTTTGAGGCAGCCACGCCTCGCGGTGCATGCGTATGAGAGAAGTGAAGAATGGCATATACTGGGTCGGCGCCATCGACTGGAACATGCGGGATTTCCACGGCTATGATACGCCAAAGGGGACGAGCTACAACGCTTACCTCATCGTGGACGAGAAGGTCGCGCTGGTCGACACGGTCAAAGAGGGGTTTTCAGAGGAGATGTTCATGAACGTCTCCAGGCTCGTGGAGCCAGAGCGCATTGACTACGTCATAATAAATCATCTGGAGAAGGACCACTCGGGCTCGATTGAAGAGGTCATGGAAAGGACAAAAGGGGCGAGAATATACTGCTCCACCAGGGCAAAGCCCGGGCTCGTCGATAAGTATGGGGAAAGGTGGCCCATCGTTGTCGTTAATACGGGGGATACGCTGCAACTGGGGAAGAAGACGCTCCGCTTCATCGAGACGCCAATGGTTCACTGGCCGGACAGCATGTTCACCTACGTGGAGGAGGACAGGGTGCTGCTGCCAAACGATGCCTTCGGCCAGCACATCGCCACATCGCAGCGCTTCGAGGACGAGGTCAGGGCGAACATAATGTACGATGCCAGGGCCTACTATGCGAACATACTGATGCCGCTCTCCTCGATCATTTCTGAGACCCTCAAGAAGCTGCCCTCCCTGGGCATAGCCCCTGAGATAATCGCCCCATCTCATGGCCTTATCTGGCGTAAAGGCCCGGAGAGGATCATCAGGGCGTATGAGGAGTGGTCACAGTTCAAGGCCAGGGGCGAGGCGGTAATCGCGTATAGCTCCATGTGGGGCCTCACGGACGAGATGGCAAGGCTCATCGCCTTCGGCGTGATGGAGGAGGGGGTGGATGTGAGGGTATACGACCTGGGCGTATCGACGCTGAGCTCCATCATGACGGACGTGCTGGAGGCGAAGGCTGTCATAGTAGGCTCCTCCACCCAGAATAATATGATGCTGCACCGCACGGCCGAGTTCATGGCCTACCTGAAGGGCCTGAGGCCGAAGAACAAGATTGGCGCGGCGTTCGGCGCCTACGGCTGGGCCGGCGGGGCGGTAAAGGAGATCGACGAGGGCCTAAAGGCCATCGGCCTCGAAACGGTGGAGCCTCTCTCGCTTAATCACATCATGACCACGCTTAGCCATGAGGACAAAAAGAGGTGCGTCGAGTTCGGGCGGGGCATCGCCCGGAAAGTAAAGGAGGCTTTAAAGTGAAGTGGATGTGCAAGGTATGCGGGTACATACACGAGGGCGAGGAGCCGCCCGAGGAGTGCCCCCTGTGTGGGGCGCCTAAGTCTGAGTTCGTGAGGGTGCCCTAGAGCACTCTGGCAAGCGCGTCTATCATGTCCTCGAAGGTGAACCTATCCGGGACGACGTCAACCCTGATGCCGCTGTTTTTTAAAAATTCGGCCGTGGGGTTGCCTATGACAGCGACCTTTTTGGCGTTTATGGCCATCTTTAGCTCGTTTAATACGCCCATGGACTCGGCCTTTAAGAGCAGGCTTTTAGCGGTCATGGCGCTCGTGAACGTGAAGGCGTCGATGCGCCCCGATAGCGCCTCGCGGACAAAGCCCTCCTGCTCTTTGCCGTTGAGGGGGACGATGTCGTAGAGTATCGTTTCAGTCACGATGGCCCCGCCATCCTCAAGGCCCTTTATGAGGACCGGGTTGCCGTGGTCGCTGCGCAATACCTCGACGCGCTTTCCAGGGAAAGAGAATTCTTTGACGATGCCTTCGCTCGAATACGTGGAGGGCATGCTTTTAGGCTTTATGCCGCGCTCCTCCAGAGCCTTTTTAGTCTTAGGGCCTATTGCGAGAACCTCTACCTTGTTGAGCAGCTCTATAAGGCTTTTATCGCCTCTCTCTAGCAGAAAGCGTAGGCCATTCTGGCTGGTCAGCACGACCACGTCCACCTGCCAGGCGCTAAGCCGCTCGACGAAGGCGTCGACGCCGCCATCATTCCTTGGCACCATCTCCATCATCGGGACCGGCACCGCCTCCAGGCCCTTTGAGCGCAAATACTCAGCGGCGGCGGGCAGGAACCTGGCGGGCCTGGTCACGGCGACGCGCCTCATTTCAGGATTCTCCTCAGCCCCACGACCTCTCCAACGACGATGATGGCCGGAGGCTTCACGCCTCGAAGCTCAGCCATGCTCACGATATTGCCCAGGGTGCCCGAAGTTATCCTTTCCCTATCCGTCGTGCCCCGCTCGATTATGGCGACCGGGGTATCCATTGGCTTCCCGTTTGCGAGCAGGGCTTCCACGTTCTCCCTGAGACGGCTGACGCCCATCAATATTACTATGGTGCCTTTCATCTGCGCAAGGGCCTTGAAGTTCAGCGCCGAGTCGCCCTTCGTCGGGTCCTCGTGGCCCGTGATTATGGTCAGGGCTGAGGAGTAGCCCCTGTGCGTCACGGGTATGCCCGCTTGCCCGGGCACGGCTATTGCCGACGTGACGCCAGGCACCACCTCCACCTCTATGCCCGCCTTCACCAGCGCTTCCGCCTCCTCCCCACCTCTCCCGAACACGTAGGGGTCCCCGCCCTTGAGCCTGACTATGCGCTTATACTGCGAGGCCAGGCCCACGAGCATCTCGTTGATCTCTTCCTGGCTAAAATTATGGTCGTCAGCCCTCTTCCCCACGTCTATGAGCCTCGCGCCAGGCGGGAATAGCCCCTTGACGCCCTCGCCCACAAGGGCATCGTACAGGATGACGTCAGCCTCACTAATAAGCCTCTCCGCCTTAATGGTAAGAAGCTCGGGGTCGCCCGGCCCCGCCCCAACAAGATAAACCTTCCCCTTCTCAGTCATCCTTTCAGCTCCCTCTTAGCCTCCTCTACAAGCTCTTTTCCTCCGTTCGCCGCCAGCGACTCCGCCAGCCTCATCGCATGGGCCTCATACCCATCTACAGGTATCCTTTCCCTGACCCGGGCCTGCCGCCGCCCATCAAGCGACAGCACCTCGCAGACCACGTCCAAATCGTCCCCAGCCCGCCTCGCATAGGCCCCCATGGGCACGACGCAGCCGCCGTCCAGGGCCGAGGTGATGAGCCGCTCCACCCTGGTCTCGAGCCACGTGTCGAAATCATTCAGGGCGGAGGCCGCCTCAAACGCGGCCGTGCCCGGCCTCGCCACCACGGCTATCACGCCCTGGTTAGCCGATGGCACGAACTCGTATGGATCAAGCCTCTCCACGGGCAGGCTGATGCCGAGCCTGATAAGGCCCGCTTCGGCCAGGAGGATGGCGTCGTACTCGCCATCCCTGAGCTTCCTCAGCCTGGTGTCTACGTTGCCCCGTATATTTTTAGTGACGAGGCCGGGGTAGTGCCTTTTGATGAGGGCGGCCCGGCGGGTGCTCGAAGTGCCCACTACGGCGCCCTCCTTTAGCTCGGAAAGCCGCTCCCCACTTCTTGATATGGCCACGTCCAGGGCCGACTCTCGCCTCAGCACCGCCGCGGTGGCCAGCCCGGGGGGCCTCTTCGTGGGCACGTCCTTGAGGCTATGGACGGCGGCGTCCACCTCGCCATTCAGGAGAAACTCGTCTATCTCCCTGACGAAGGCTCCAACACCTCCTTTTATGACGTGTAGCGGCTCGCTCGTATGAATATCGCCAGACGTCTTGATGACAACTGGCTCCGCATCGATGCCGCGCTCCCGAAGCATGCGGCAGACCTTATCGGCCTGCGCCATGGCAAGCCTGCTGCCCCTCGTCCCTATCCTCATTTCAGGGCTCCCAGCGACTGGATCATGGCGCGTATCGTGACCTGGAAGTCCTCATCCGTGTGCGCCGCGGACAGGAAGCAGGTCTCGTACTGGGATGGGGGCAGGAAGACCCCGCTCTCGAGCATGTGCGACCAGAACTTCATGTAAAGCTCCCTGTCGCACTTCAGCGCCTGCTCATAGTTTTCCGGCAGCGGGCCAAAGAATACCTGGAACATGGAGGCCGTGCCAGACACCGAGTAGCCAAGCTTCGTCCTCTTAAACAGCTCGGAAAGTCCGCCGCGCAGGGCGTTGCCCGCCTCGTTCAGCTTCCTATGGACGCGGGCCTTATCAAGGTACTCAAGAGTTGCCATGCCTGCTGCCAATGAAAGGGGGTTGCCGTTGAACGTGCCCGCCTGATAAACGTCTCCACTTGGGGCGACCTTCTCCATGATATCCCTCCTCCCGCCAAAAATCCCTATTGGAAGGCCGCCACCGGCGATCTTGCCCAGCGTGGTCATGTCAGGCTCCACGCCATAGTAGCCCTGCGCCCCGTACATGCCCACCCTGAACCCGGTGATGACCTCATCGAATATTAAGAGGACTCCAAACTCCCTGGTCAGGTTCCTGACTGCCTTCAAGTAGCCATCCTTTGGCATGATCGGCCCCATGTTACACATTATAGGCTCCATGATCACGCAGGCGACCTCATCCCTGTTGGCCTCCAGGCAGGCCTCCAGCGCCTTGATATCGTTAAAGGGCACCTGAAGGGTGTTCTTAGCCACGTCCCCTGGCACCCCAGCCGAGTCAGGCACGCCCATCGTGGCCGCGCCGCTCCCCGCCTTCACCAGGACGCAGTCGTGCGCACCGTGGAAGCCGCCCTCCATCTTCACGACCTTATCCCTCCCGGTGTAGCCCCTCGCCACGCGTATGGCGCTCATGGTGGCCTCGCCGCCCGTGCTCACGAAGCGCATCATCTGCATGCTCGGCACGTACTCCCTTATCTTCCGGGCGTACTTTACCTCGAGCTCGCAGGGCGTGCCATAAAGCCATCCCTCGTCTAGCTGCCTCTGGATGGCCTCCTTGACAGGGGCGGGCTGATGCCCGAGTATGAGCGGCCCATATCCCATGCAATAATCGATGTAATCGTTGCCATCCACGTCGATGATGTGGCTGCCCTTAGCCGACCTCGTGTAAAACGGGTAGGGCTTGACCGCCCTCACCGGGCTCGACACGCCCCCCGGCATCAGCCCTAACGCCTCATCGAATAGCGCCTTAGAAATGTCAAGCTTCAAAGCGATACCCTCTATAACGTTTGTGCTATGTCCTTCGCAAAGTATGTTATTATCATGTCGGCGCCCGCCCGCTTCATGGATAGCAGCATCTCGAGGGCGACCTTTTTCTCGTCGAGCCATCCTCGTGAAGCTGCCGCCTTCACCATGGCGTACTCTCCGCTCACGCTGTACGCCGCGACCGGCACGCCGAACTCCTTTTTAACCCGATAGACTACGTCAAGGTATGAGAGAGCTGGCTTAACAATTATAATATCTGCGCCCTCCTCGATGTCCAGGGCCACCTCGCGCATCGCCTCATCGCTGTTCCTCGAATCCATCTGATATGAAGACCGGTCGAACCCGGTGTAGCCCGAGCCCGCGGCCTCCCTGAACGGGCCATACATGGCCGAGGCGTACTTGGCCGCATATGACATTATGGCCGTATCCTTCAGCCCGTTGAAGTCCAGCTCGCTCCTTATGGCGTGCACCATGCCGTCCATCATGCCCGAAGGCGCCACGATGTCCGCCCCAGCCCTGGCGTAGTTTACCGCCACCTTTGCGATGATGTCGAGCGTGGCGTCGTTGTCCACAGTGTCCCCCTTTATAGGCCCGCAGTGGCCGTGCGTCGTGTACTCGCAGAGGCACACATCCGTGATTATGAGGAGATTGCGGCGCCTAGCCTTTATCTTTTTTATGGCGCTCTCGATGACGTTGCCCTCCTGGTAAGCGCAGCAGCCCGTCTCATCCTTCCTGGCGGGTATGCCGAAGAGAAGGACGGCGGGTATTCCGAGCGCCTCTACGGCGTCCGCCTCCTCCTCCACCATGGATAGCGGTATGCGCTCGACGCCTGGCATCGACTCCACGGGGCGGCGACCGCTGGCGGCCTCATCGATGAAAATCGGGTAAATAAGGTCCTTCACGTCAAGCGATGCCTCTCCCACCAGGTCCCTTAGCAGCCTGTTGCGCCTGAGCCGCCTAGGCCTTGTTACTGGATAGCTCATCGTTTTCCTCCGAAGCGAACAGTATCCTCGCCGCCCTTATATAGTCGTCGTCCCCGTTCTCCGCCGCCATCCTCAGCTTCCTCGTAGGCGCGGCCAGTATCTTGCTCGTAAGCGAGCGGGAGAAATCGTTTAGGATTCCCTTCTGGACGTCGTTCAGGCCCCCATGCGAGGAGAGGCGGCTCACCGCTCTCTCGAGCTCGGCAAGCCTCACGCTGTCCGCCTTTAGATATAAGTCGCCTATCACGCTATCGGCCCGCTGTCGAGCGTAAGCCCTCTTCATGTACGCAAGCTCTTCGGCGATGATGCGCTCCACATGCGTGACCTCCGCCCTCCTGCGCTCCAGGTTGGCCTCGCTTATCCTCTTCAGGCTGTCTATGTTGTGCAGCATGACCCCAGGAACCTGAGAGACCGACTCCTCCACGTTCCTGGGATTCGTTATGTCTATGATGAGCAGCCGCCTGCCCTTTACGCACGCCTCGACCATCTTTTTCGTGATGATGACGTGGGGCGCCGCGGTGGCGCAAATCAGAACGTCTGCGACTCCGATGTAGTTGCATATGTCGTCCAGCCTCACCGCAGTGCCTCCAAGGCTACTGGCGAGCCTCACCGCCTGCTCGTAGGTGCGGTTTGCCACGTATATGCCCTTTAAGTTCTTCTCGGCCAGGCCATTGGCCACAAGGGTGCCCATCTCGCCCGCCCCCACCACCAGGATGGACTTATCCCGGAGGCTGCCAAGCAAAGACTCCGCGAGCTCCACCGCCGCGGAGCCTATCGACACCGAGCCCTTGTTAATGCGGGTCTCCATCCTCGCCCGCTTGCCAGCATCTATGGCTTTCAGGACTGCGGTGGACAGCACGCTGCCCATTGCGCCATTCTTCTCCGACAAAAGGTATGCCGCCTTTAGCTGGCCCAAAATCTGGTCCTCGCCTATTATCATTGAGTCGAGGCCGCAGGCCAGCCTGAGCAGGTGTAGGAGCGTGTCATCCCCAATGGCGTGCTCCATCGGGGGAAGCCCCTCTGCCACACAGAACCTTTTCAATACTTCCTTATCCTCCGCTACCGCATACAGCTCTACACGGTTGCAGGTCTGGAGTATCATCGCCTCGGAGGCTCCCAGCCGTAGAAGCCTCTTGAGGGCCGCCTCCACGTCCTTGAACCTGGCTTGCTCTATGCGCTCGACGGAGGCCCTGTGGTGGTTGATGGACGCGCTGGTTATAAAAGACATAACCCACCATATGATATAGTAACATTTTTTTATACAATATTAGCACGCCAAGGGAATAAAGATTACGCAAGACTTACCATAAGGATGGCTTCAGGCATGCTTATCTATCTGGCCGAAAGTGCCTCCTCGCCGTCTCCATCGCCTTTTCATCAGATTCCTGGAGCGCTTCCCAGACCTCCGCGTCTTCGAGTATTTCCCACAATATCTGCTCGCGGCGCTTCTGGTCTTTTTCTATGGATTTTAGCGCATCTCTGGCAGCCTCCTGTAGGCTTAGCATATGCCCTATGTCGTCGCCCAGCGCTAATTCTAGCCTTTTCCTCAGGTATTTTGCCATTGCGGGGCTGCGCCCCCCCGTTGAAATGGCCACCATGATGTCACCCTTTTTTACCAGGGAGGGAACGATGGCCGGCGAATCGCCGGTGGCGTTGTTGGCAAGGATTCCTCGCTCTACGGCTATACGAGTGATCTCGTCGTTGAGGGCTTTATCGCCGGTGGCAGCCACCACGAGGAACGCACCCTCGATGAGCGAGGCGACGTCATCGCTTCCTACGGAGCGGCAGTCCAGCCTTACCACGCCATCTCTCCCCAGCTCCTCCAGGCATTGGGTGAATTCACGGCTCACCACGGTAACCTCGGCGCCCGCAAAGTAGCGGGCCTTACGCTCCCCCACGGCGCCGCCGCCGAATATCACGACCTTCTTACCCGAAAAGTCTATGAAAAGGGGCAGGTACTCGCCCATTCATGCCACCCCGCCAGCCATCTTCATGGCGGACTGGTAATACTTAGAGTATATGAAGGATATGGCAGTAGACGCCGTGAAGGCCACCCACGGTATGACTATCACTAATAGGGCGGAGGCTGAGGCCGCGGCCATGATGGCCAGGGAGGCGAGAAGCGCAGTGAGATAGCCCGCCGGGTTGAGGGAGATTAGCCGCCTTATTTTTTGGGGGCTCAGGGCCGCGCTCACGCTGCCGCTGGTCGCATACAACACCCATGAGGCGAAGAAGATGATTGAGAACGCCCCCGCCACCACCGCCATGGTGAGGAGGAGGGCGATGGTGCTGAGAAACGCCATGTATGGCATGCCGAGCTTCTGGAAGACGAATAAGGGTATGGTGGTCAGGGAGACTATGACCAGGTATGCTAGGGCGTAGGCCATAAACACCACGAGCATCCTGACGCCATCCCGAAGCATGCCCGCTATGTCGCCCCACTCGGGCAGTACCCCATTTCCATCTATGGCCTCCCTCATGCACTTCGTGATATACCCCAGGAAGAAGGGGAGGCCAACCAGGAACATCGCCAAAAAGAATACGATGCCGCCGATGAGGAGGGCGGAGATGCTGGACGAGGCGTACTTTAGCGAGCCTATAAAGGTTTCCAGTAGGTCGTCATTCCTGGGCATTATATTACATGCTATCCTTAATCGCAAAAATAGTTTTGGTGGGAGAGCCTTCGCTGCATCACTTCTAACTGGGCATTTTTGGTGAATAAAAGGCTAACGTTTCTCGTCTTGCTTTCTCGAAGCGTTAGCCATACATAGAATCAGGGTTAATCGTCTTGTTGATGCCCGTTTTTTGCACGCCGGCTGAAAGGTATATCGGGGATTTGATCGCGATAC from Methanocella conradii HZ254 harbors:
- a CDS encoding mechanosensitive ion channel domain-containing protein, with protein sequence MLRSKLRYTLASSLIIALIALIIIIPFFNPALSIYVSVLAIGMSLALQKYLASFAGFFVIKSSNIFDVGDRIRIGSTKGDVKHIGLFHVILDEVGEDEKMGGELTGRIVHVPNLVVLDQPVLNFSKDYSIKEELISCGYIFDEIRIPLKPTSDVKKAASILEDLLRAENNAIMKDARAAFTDGLPNFIHDLENGPRITVHIEEKAVWIKGRFVTPIVERNVFKTRITMAFLERIKGDPDIAIGEK
- a CDS encoding XTP/dITP diphosphatase, with translation MQRPTIYFVTTNAGKLREARALFQDYFDVEQVDMAYPELQDEDLSKIAAYGARYCADLLGREVIVEDSGLFIDALNGFPGPYSSYVQKTIGNKGILKLMEGVEGRRAEFRSVVGYCKPGEEPTTFTGIWWGDILYEETGTNGFGFDPIFSYRRFPVGEMTLEQKNEVSHRRRSMIAFRDWYLSKTK
- a CDS encoding FprA family A-type flavoprotein, producing the protein MREVKNGIYWVGAIDWNMRDFHGYDTPKGTSYNAYLIVDEKVALVDTVKEGFSEEMFMNVSRLVEPERIDYVIINHLEKDHSGSIEEVMERTKGARIYCSTRAKPGLVDKYGERWPIVVVNTGDTLQLGKKTLRFIETPMVHWPDSMFTYVEEDRVLLPNDAFGQHIATSQRFEDEVRANIMYDARAYYANILMPLSSIISETLKKLPSLGIAPEIIAPSHGLIWRKGPERIIRAYEEWSQFKARGEAVIAYSSMWGLTDEMARLIAFGVMEEGVDVRVYDLGVSTLSSIMTDVLEAKAVIVGSSTQNNMMLHRTAEFMAYLKGLRPKNKIGAAFGAYGWAGGAVKEIDEGLKAIGLETVEPLSLNHIMTTLSHEDKKRCVEFGRGIARKVKEALK
- a CDS encoding rubredoxin-like domain-containing protein, with the translated sequence MCKVCGYIHEGEEPPEECPLCGAPKSEFVRVP
- a CDS encoding uroporphyrinogen-III synthase, producing the protein MRRVAVTRPARFLPAAAEYLRSKGLEAVPVPMMEMVPRNDGGVDAFVERLSAWQVDVVVLTSQNGLRFLLERGDKSLIELLNKVEVLAIGPKTKKALEERGIKPKSMPSTYSSEGIVKEFSFPGKRVEVLRSDHGNPVLIKGLEDGGAIVTETILYDIVPLNGKEQEGFVREALSGRIDAFTFTSAMTAKSLLLKAESMGVLNELKMAINAKKVAVIGNPTAEFLKNSGIRVDVVPDRFTFEDMIDALARVL
- the cobA gene encoding uroporphyrinogen-III C-methyltransferase; this encodes MTEKGKVYLVGAGPGDPELLTIKAERLISEADVILYDALVGEGVKGLFPPGARLIDVGKRADDHNFSQEEINEMLVGLASQYKRIVRLKGGDPYVFGRGGEEAEALVKAGIEVEVVPGVTSAIAVPGQAGIPVTHRGYSSALTIITGHEDPTKGDSALNFKALAQMKGTIVILMGVSRLRENVEALLANGKPMDTPVAIIERGTTDRERITSGTLGNIVSMAELRGVKPPAIIVVGEVVGLRRILK
- the hemC gene encoding hydroxymethylbilane synthase, with amino-acid sequence MRIGTRGSRLAMAQADKVCRMLRERGIDAEPVVIKTSGDIHTSEPLHVIKGGVGAFVREIDEFLLNGEVDAAVHSLKDVPTKRPPGLATAAVLRRESALDVAISRSGERLSELKEGAVVGTSSTRRAALIKRHYPGLVTKNIRGNVDTRLRKLRDGEYDAILLAEAGLIRLGISLPVERLDPYEFVPSANQGVIAVVARPGTAAFEAASALNDFDTWLETRVERLITSALDGGCVVPMGAYARRAGDDLDVVCEVLSLDGRRQARVRERIPVDGYEAHAMRLAESLAANGGKELVEEAKRELKG
- the hemL gene encoding glutamate-1-semialdehyde 2,1-aminomutase, which gives rise to MKLDISKALFDEALGLMPGGVSSPVRAVKPYPFYTRSAKGSHIIDVDGNDYIDYCMGYGPLILGHQPAPVKEAIQRQLDEGWLYGTPCELEVKYARKIREYVPSMQMMRFVSTGGEATMSAIRVARGYTGRDKVVKMEGGFHGAHDCVLVKAGSGAATMGVPDSAGVPGDVAKNTLQVPFNDIKALEACLEANRDEVACVIMEPIMCNMGPIMPKDGYLKAVRNLTREFGVLLIFDEVITGFRVGMYGAQGYYGVEPDMTTLGKIAGGGLPIGIFGGRRDIMEKVAPSGDVYQAGTFNGNPLSLAAGMATLEYLDKARVHRKLNEAGNALRGGLSELFKRTKLGYSVSGTASMFQVFFGPLPENYEQALKCDRELYMKFWSHMLESGVFLPPSQYETCFLSAAHTDEDFQVTIRAMIQSLGALK
- the hemB gene encoding porphobilinogen synthase; protein product: MSYPVTRPRRLRRNRLLRDLVGEASLDVKDLIYPIFIDEAASGRRPVESMPGVERIPLSMVEEEADAVEALGIPAVLLFGIPARKDETGCCAYQEGNVIESAIKKIKARRRNLLIITDVCLCEYTTHGHCGPIKGDTVDNDATLDIIAKVAVNYARAGADIVAPSGMMDGMVHAIRSELDFNGLKDTAIMSYAAKYASAMYGPFREAAGSGYTGFDRSSYQMDSRNSDEAMREVALDIEEGADIIIVKPALSYLDVVYRVKKEFGVPVAAYSVSGEYAMVKAAASRGWLDEKKVALEMLLSMKRAGADMIITYFAKDIAQTL
- the hemA gene encoding glutamyl-tRNA reductase, with product MSFITSASINHHRASVERIEQARFKDVEAALKRLLRLGASEAMILQTCNRVELYAVAEDKEVLKRFCVAEGLPPMEHAIGDDTLLHLLRLACGLDSMIIGEDQILGQLKAAYLLSEKNGAMGSVLSTAVLKAIDAGKRARMETRINKGSVSIGSAAVELAESLLGSLRDKSILVVGAGEMGTLVANGLAEKNLKGIYVANRTYEQAVRLASSLGGTAVRLDDICNYIGVADVLICATAAPHVIITKKMVEACVKGRRLLIIDITNPRNVEESVSQVPGVMLHNIDSLKRISEANLERRRAEVTHVERIIAEELAYMKRAYARQRADSVIGDLYLKADSVRLAELERAVSRLSSHGGLNDVQKGILNDFSRSLTSKILAAPTRKLRMAAENGDDDYIRAARILFASEENDELSSNKA
- a CDS encoding precorrin-2 dehydrogenase/sirohydrochlorin ferrochelatase family protein translates to MGEYLPLFIDFSGKKVVIFGGGAVGERKARYFAGAEVTVVSREFTQCLEELGRDGVVRLDCRSVGSDDVASLIEGAFLVVAATGDKALNDEITRIAVERGILANNATGDSPAIVPSLVKKGDIMVAISTGGRSPAMAKYLRKRLELALGDDIGHMLSLQEAARDALKSIEKDQKRREQILWEILEDAEVWEALQESDEKAMETARRHFRPDR
- a CDS encoding DUF4013 domain-containing protein, with protein sequence MPRNDDLLETFIGSLKYASSSISALLIGGIVFFLAMFLVGLPFFLGYITKCMREAIDGNGVLPEWGDIAGMLRDGVRMLVVFMAYALAYLVIVSLTTIPLFVFQKLGMPYMAFLSTIALLLTMAVVAGAFSIIFFASWVLYATSGSVSAALSPQKIRRLISLNPAGYLTALLASLAIMAAASASALLVIVIPWVAFTASTAISFIYSKYYQSAMKMAGGVA